From the genome of Planctomycetota bacterium:
GGGGGGACTTGAGAGAGCGGAGGAAAAACAAGAAGTCAGCGATCAGTGATCAGCGATCAGACATCGCACCCCAGCACAACCCCGTTTAGCGAGGCCGCTTGCGGCCTGCTCTCCTTTTCTTACTTCTTCTCATCAAAAAGCTGTTTGCTCTCGATGATCGCGCGGGACATGTCGGCGAGCGTGCGGCGGGCGTCGCGGGCCTGTTTCTGCAGGCGTTTCATCGCCTCCGCCTCGCCCAGCCGCAGGCGATCCATCAGAATCCCCTTCGCCCGCTCCACCAGCTTGCGGTTCTCCAACGCGACCTTCAATTCCTCGACCTGGCCGGCCAGCGACTTCTGCTCCCGGTACCGGGCCCACGCCACCGTCAGCCCGACGCGCAGTTCGTCGCGCGTAATCGGCTTGACGAGGTAGCCGAACACCCCCGCCTTGACGCTCCGCGCCACGCTCTGCTCATCGCTGTACGCGCTGACGAGCATCGCGGGGATGCCCAGCTCGCTGAAGATCGCTTCCGCGACGCTCAGGCCGTCGATCTTGGGCATGCGGATATCGAGCAGGGCGATGTCCGGCATGTGCGTCCGCGCCAACTCCAGCGCCTTTTCGCCGTCGCTCGCCGGCCCGATGACCTGAATGGACATTTCACGCAACTGGTCCGCCAGACTGGCCGCCAGAAGATGCTCGTCCTCCGCGATCAAAATCTTCGTCGGCAGACCGGGGCGGTCCTCCGACGGCGCAGCCGACCCCTCGATGTTGTCACGCGCATCAGTCATAGTCACAACTCCCATCCCGGATACCATTTGTGTGACCATCATTGCGGGGTGACCATCTTCAGTTCCCACCGGCAATGTCCCTGGAGAGTCTTCGTTCCCAACCGGTCTGCAAGTATAACCGGCAATTGACCC
Proteins encoded in this window:
- a CDS encoding response regulator, translating into MMVTQMVSGMGVVTMTDARDNIEGSAAPSEDRPGLPTKILIAEDEHLLAASLADQLREMSIQVIGPASDGEKALELARTHMPDIALLDIRMPKIDGLSVAEAIFSELGIPAMLVSAYSDEQSVARSVKAGVFGYLVKPITRDELRVGLTVAWARYREQKSLAGQVEELKVALENRKLVERAKGILMDRLRLGEAEAMKRLQKQARDARRTLADMSRAIIESKQLFDEKK